The following proteins are encoded in a genomic region of Candidatus Eisenbacteria bacterium:
- the gspK gene encoding type II secretion system minor pseudopilin GspK, which yields MRRPRERGVALVAATMAVAVLTVVAVGFAVTATTGDRLAANALATVQAEALARSGVAAARAALVDASAAGAPDTLASPWALPLEPQALGAGTVQVEVVDEARRLDLNAVPDALPALLSRLGLDPLVADAILDWTDADDVARPHGAERAWYRAQQPPRGAANRPLATVGELLLVRGIDERMLARLRPFVTAAGEDGVNPNTAPPEVLFAVWPDPSRVGEITAARARGPVECQDLPHCTTTSRSYTVRSTGTVGGARRTIAALVRVLPSVDTEIDGWTWEMAEPP from the coding sequence ATGCGCCGCCCGCGTGAGCGCGGTGTCGCCCTGGTCGCGGCGACGATGGCGGTCGCGGTGCTGACGGTCGTGGCCGTCGGGTTCGCCGTCACCGCCACGACCGGCGACCGGCTGGCCGCGAATGCGCTCGCGACCGTGCAGGCCGAGGCCCTCGCCCGCTCCGGCGTCGCAGCCGCGCGGGCCGCGCTGGTCGACGCGTCGGCCGCGGGCGCGCCCGACACGCTCGCCTCGCCCTGGGCGCTTCCGCTCGAGCCGCAGGCGCTCGGCGCCGGCACGGTGCAGGTCGAGGTCGTGGACGAAGCGCGGCGCCTCGATCTCAACGCGGTGCCCGACGCGCTGCCCGCGCTGCTGTCGCGCCTGGGCCTCGATCCGCTCGTCGCCGACGCGATCCTCGACTGGACCGACGCCGACGACGTCGCGCGGCCGCACGGCGCCGAGCGCGCGTGGTACCGCGCACAGCAGCCGCCGCGCGGGGCCGCCAACCGCCCCCTCGCGACGGTCGGCGAGCTCTTGCTCGTGCGCGGCATCGACGAGCGCATGCTCGCGCGCCTGCGCCCGTTCGTCACCGCGGCGGGCGAGGACGGCGTCAACCCGAACACCGCGCCGCCCGAAGTCCTGTTCGCGGTCTGGCCCGACCCGTCGCGCGTCGGCGAGATCACGGCGGCGCGAGCCCGCGGACCCGTCGAATGTCAGGACCTTCCGCATTGCACGACCACCAGCCGGAGCTACACGGTGCGCAGCACGGGGACGGTGGGGGGCGCGCGGCGCACGATCGCGGCCCTCGTCCGCGTGCTTCCTTCCGTTGACACCGAGATCGACGGCTGGACGTGGGAGATGGCGGAGCCGCCCTGA
- a CDS encoding prepilin-type N-terminal cleavage/methylation domain-containing protein, with protein sequence MTRRRGFTLVEVVVAVAVLATAGVALQRLMVQSGTTIDHDVRRARTLVMARTLMAEATLRPPPPGREEGERPGDLRFVREVRPTPHPRLLEIRVHVASGDGGDAAELVEIVYAPPA encoded by the coding sequence ATGACCCGGCGGCGCGGCTTCACGCTCGTCGAGGTCGTGGTGGCGGTCGCGGTCCTCGCCACGGCGGGCGTCGCGCTCCAGCGGCTGATGGTCCAGAGCGGGACGACGATCGATCACGACGTGCGCCGCGCGCGGACCCTCGTCATGGCGCGGACCCTCATGGCCGAAGCGACACTCCGCCCGCCGCCGCCCGGTCGCGAGGAGGGCGAGCGCCCGGGCGACCTGCGATTCGTGCGCGAGGTGCGGCCGACGCCGCATCCGCGCTTGCTCGAGATCCGGGTCCACGTGGCCTCGGGCGACGGCGGCGACGCGGCCGAGCTGGTGGAGATCGTCTATGCGCCGCCCGCGTGA
- the gspN gene encoding type II secretion system protein GspN — MTRRRLAIAGLVVVAFLAGVAITFPTEAVVRAMVARVPLPDQMQVSFASAHLRPDGLRLDDVHLTRPDGSNAFDADWLRLRPSLLGLWRDRTGRPWSVALATCQGRIEIEVGAEGATTPISVVLTDVELATCIPYVAPRVDAYGRVNGAVHARVGGRDPTSGDGAFEIRGAAWHPGGGLEDLVIRADAATLRGRLADRRFELETIEASSEDFRATGRGSIRFVTPTNDSVLDLRLSVTPGHTMPPTLRRWFDGVPGAAPDAQGTRTLRLQGTIGNPRLVAAGRLE, encoded by the coding sequence GTGACGCGCCGCCGCCTCGCCATCGCCGGGCTCGTCGTCGTCGCGTTCCTCGCCGGTGTCGCGATCACGTTCCCCACCGAGGCGGTGGTACGCGCCATGGTCGCCCGGGTGCCGCTGCCGGACCAGATGCAGGTCTCGTTCGCAAGCGCGCATCTGCGCCCGGACGGCCTGCGCCTGGACGACGTTCACCTGACGCGTCCCGACGGCTCGAACGCGTTCGACGCCGACTGGCTCCGACTGCGCCCGTCCCTGCTGGGTCTCTGGCGCGACCGCACGGGGCGGCCGTGGTCGGTCGCGCTCGCGACCTGCCAGGGGCGGATCGAAATCGAGGTCGGCGCCGAGGGCGCGACGACGCCGATCAGCGTGGTGCTCACCGACGTCGAGCTCGCGACCTGCATCCCGTACGTCGCGCCGCGGGTCGACGCGTACGGGCGCGTGAACGGCGCCGTGCACGCTCGCGTCGGGGGGCGCGACCCGACATCGGGCGACGGAGCATTCGAGATCCGCGGCGCGGCCTGGCACCCGGGCGGCGGACTCGAGGACCTCGTGATCCGCGCCGACGCCGCGACCCTGCGCGGCCGTCTCGCCGATCGCCGCTTCGAGCTCGAGACGATCGAGGCCTCGAGCGAGGACTTCCGCGCGACCGGGCGCGGCAGCATCCGCTTCGTCACGCCGACGAACGACAGCGTGCTCGACCTGCGCCTCAGCGTCACGCCCGGCCACACCATGCCGCCGACGCTGCGCCGCTGGTTCGACGGCGTGCCGGGCGCAGCGCCCGACGCACAGGGCACACGCACGCTGCGCCTGCAGGGAACGATCGGCAACCCGCGCCTCGTCGCGGCGGGCAGGCTCGAATGA
- the gspM gene encoding type II secretion system protein GspM, whose product MTAQLRGWLATRSEREQRLLAVAAALALGSAALLAVAAVRADLAARRARVVALERELAAVRRLAATLGQDGRAAAGRPSTLARLQAAADAVGLGERIAAMTPAADGSTTDDRVSLRIAGASLADTVGLLHALETEEPAIGVARFALRKHPDDATRFDLVLEATQRRPTP is encoded by the coding sequence GTGACCGCGCAGCTGCGCGGCTGGCTCGCGACACGCAGCGAGCGCGAGCAGCGGCTGCTCGCGGTCGCCGCTGCGCTCGCGCTGGGCTCCGCCGCGCTGCTCGCCGTCGCCGCCGTCCGCGCCGACCTCGCCGCCCGCCGGGCTCGCGTGGTTGCGCTCGAGCGCGAGCTCGCCGCCGTCCGCCGGCTCGCCGCGACGCTCGGGCAGGACGGCCGCGCCGCCGCCGGCAGGCCGTCGACGCTGGCGCGCCTGCAGGCCGCGGCCGACGCAGTCGGCCTCGGCGAGCGCATCGCGGCCATGACGCCCGCGGCGGACGGGAGCACGACCGACGACCGCGTGAGCCTGCGGATCGCCGGCGCGTCCCTGGCCGACACCGTCGGCCTCCTGCACGCGCTCGAAACGGAGGAGCCGGCGATCGGCGTCGCGCGCTTCGCCCTCCGCAAGCACCCCGACGACGCGACGCGCTTCGATCTCGTGCTGGAAGCCACGCAGCGCCGCCCCACGCCGTGA
- a CDS encoding PilN domain-containing protein — protein sequence MSHVLGIDLAPGELRVAHAERRRFGATRLVRLERIPYASDADLGRALRRLANAHPSASVLTALPLAAAAHRLLSLPFRDGRRLRETVPLELVGHLPSDPGDVAIGFDTIEATARGTTVIAAAVRRDEITALRARLAAAALVPERVALAPLPIWNLVTLADATLVVADGARSTASVRRAGRLAGLRALGASPGDLDGFVAEVRWTLDAMGGATTIVLAGPDATSELAARLDAEPIDRAASWRDPSLGACALAAGLAAGPSLTLDAARTAPAPAAHRRRVVGLAAAAALVAVADLAIVRAGLGRREAMLAEATRATAAAALPAGTRLVAPRAQLEAAVGAGTQGLRPGAVLALLRELSQRVPASVHLDLDELTLDGDVLRLHGRAEGFEAIDVLQRALAAAPGLRDVAAEDSRATVDGRGVEFALRATWGPSVGAPS from the coding sequence GTGAGCCACGTCCTCGGCATCGACCTGGCGCCCGGCGAGCTGCGCGTGGCGCACGCCGAGCGGCGGCGCTTCGGCGCGACGCGGCTCGTCCGGCTCGAGCGCATCCCGTACGCGAGCGACGCCGACCTCGGCCGCGCGCTCAGGCGCCTGGCGAACGCGCATCCGTCCGCGTCGGTCCTGACCGCGCTGCCGCTCGCAGCGGCGGCGCATCGCCTCCTTTCCCTGCCGTTCCGCGACGGCCGGCGGCTGCGGGAGACGGTGCCGCTCGAGCTCGTGGGTCATCTGCCGAGCGATCCGGGCGACGTCGCCATCGGCTTCGATACGATCGAAGCGACCGCGCGGGGCACGACCGTGATCGCCGCCGCCGTTCGCAGGGACGAGATCACGGCGCTGCGAGCACGTCTCGCCGCCGCGGCGCTCGTCCCCGAGCGGGTCGCGCTCGCGCCGCTGCCCATCTGGAACCTCGTCACCCTCGCGGACGCCACGCTCGTGGTGGCCGACGGCGCGCGCAGCACCGCGAGCGTCCGGCGCGCCGGCCGGCTCGCCGGCCTGCGGGCGCTCGGCGCCAGCCCGGGCGATCTCGACGGATTCGTTGCCGAGGTCCGCTGGACCCTCGACGCGATGGGCGGCGCCACCACCATCGTGCTGGCCGGTCCGGACGCGACCAGCGAGCTCGCCGCGCGCCTCGACGCCGAGCCGATCGATCGGGCGGCGTCGTGGCGCGATCCCTCCCTCGGCGCCTGCGCCCTCGCGGCGGGGCTCGCCGCCGGGCCGAGCCTCACGCTCGACGCCGCGCGCACCGCCCCGGCGCCGGCGGCGCATCGGCGCCGCGTGGTCGGCCTCGCCGCAGCGGCGGCGCTCGTCGCGGTCGCCGACCTCGCCATCGTGCGCGCGGGGCTGGGTCGGCGCGAAGCGATGCTCGCCGAGGCCACGCGGGCCACGGCGGCCGCGGCGTTGCCGGCGGGGACGCGGCTCGTCGCGCCCCGGGCGCAGCTCGAAGCGGCGGTCGGCGCCGGCACGCAGGGGCTCCGACCCGGCGCCGTGCTCGCGCTGCTGCGCGAGCTCAGCCAGCGCGTCCCCGCGAGCGTGCACCTGGACCTCGACGAGCTGACGCTCGACGGCGACGTGCTGCGGCTGCACGGCCGTGCCGAGGGCTTCGAGGCGATCGACGTCCTGCAGCGGGCGCTCGCCGCGGCCCCGGGCCTGCGCGACGTCGCGGCCGAGGATTCGCGCGCGACGGTCGACGGGCGTGGCGTCGAGTTCGCGCTCCGGGCGACCTGGGGACCCAGCGTGGGGGCGCCGTCGTGA
- a CDS encoding type II secretion system protein, with protein MSRRGFTLVEVVVALGVTALVMAALAGTVTASLHARAAATETLDRTTTARTALLHLERELAAALPEGFSVSATPPTLRFTGGAEPGAHLTYFVQDGALARRAEPRFAAPDAPLAPVVALAPGVSALDVRVLDGTEWKSVWTGREPPRAARVALTLDDGQELDVVVPIPTGRGRRES; from the coding sequence ATGAGCCGGCGCGGCTTCACCCTCGTCGAGGTCGTCGTCGCCCTCGGCGTGACGGCGCTCGTCATGGCGGCGCTCGCCGGCACCGTGACGGCGAGCCTGCACGCGCGCGCCGCAGCGACCGAGACCCTGGACCGCACGACGACGGCGCGCACCGCCCTTCTGCACCTGGAGCGCGAGCTCGCCGCGGCGCTGCCGGAAGGGTTCTCCGTCTCGGCCACGCCCCCGACCCTGCGCTTCACGGGAGGCGCCGAGCCGGGCGCGCATCTCACCTACTTCGTGCAGGACGGCGCGCTCGCGCGCCGGGCAGAGCCGCGCTTCGCCGCCCCGGACGCGCCACTCGCCCCGGTAGTCGCGCTCGCGCCCGGCGTCAGCGCGCTCGACGTCCGGGTCCTCGACGGGACGGAGTGGAAATCCGTCTGGACGGGCCGCGAGCCCCCGCGCGCCGCGCGCGTCGCGCTCACGCTCGACGACGGCCAGGAGCTCGACGTCGTCGTGCCGATCCCGACGGGACGCGGCAGGCGCGAGTCGTGA
- a CDS encoding prepilin-type N-terminal cleavage/methylation domain-containing protein, whose translation MRASGDRPRGPGLTLVEVLAVVTIVGLAAAIVLPRLPGGAELRVEAAASRLAERLSEARERAIFGGRPQRVAVDAMTAGVHVAAIEVGGMVRRGGGVELGADGDALPVRVTLAGDGGARAIVLLPAGLGRARVVREDGA comes from the coding sequence ATGCGCGCGAGCGGTGATCGTCCAAGGGGCCCGGGGCTCACGCTCGTCGAGGTGCTGGCGGTGGTCACCATCGTCGGGCTCGCGGCCGCGATCGTCCTGCCGCGCCTGCCGGGCGGCGCCGAGCTCCGCGTCGAAGCCGCCGCGTCGCGGCTGGCGGAGCGACTCTCGGAGGCGCGCGAGCGCGCGATCTTCGGCGGGCGCCCGCAGCGGGTCGCCGTTGACGCCATGACGGCCGGCGTCCACGTCGCGGCGATCGAGGTCGGCGGGATGGTGCGACGTGGCGGCGGCGTCGAGCTCGGCGCCGACGGCGACGCACTCCCGGTCCGCGTGACGCTCGCGGGCGATGGCGGCGCGCGCGCGATCGTGCTGCTGCCGGCCGGGCTCGGGCGCGCGCGGGTCGTGCGCGAGGACGGCGCATGA
- the gspG gene encoding type II secretion system major pseudopilin GspG, with amino-acid sequence MVVVFILGLLVTIVAPRIMGRTDEARVTSAIANMKSIEQALNLYRLDNGTYPTTEQGLEALVTRPTAPPIPRAWRSEGYLPRVPLDPWGNAFVYVLATPQRYALRSLGSDGVEGGDGLAGDIDARER; translated from the coding sequence ATGGTGGTCGTGTTCATCCTGGGGCTCCTCGTCACCATCGTCGCGCCGCGCATCATGGGCCGCACCGACGAGGCGCGCGTCACGAGCGCGATCGCCAACATGAAGAGCATCGAGCAGGCCTTGAACCTCTACCGCCTCGACAACGGCACCTACCCCACGACCGAACAGGGGCTGGAGGCCCTCGTGACGCGCCCGACGGCGCCACCCATCCCGAGAGCCTGGCGCAGCGAGGGCTACCTCCCGCGCGTTCCGCTCGACCCATGGGGCAACGCGTTCGTCTACGTGCTCGCGACGCCGCAGCGCTATGCGTTGAGGTCCCTCGGATCCGACGGGGTCGAGGGCGGTGACGGCCTCGCCGGAGACATCGATGCGCGCGAGCGGTGA
- a CDS encoding type II secretion system F family protein produces the protein MPVFAYRARTTAGRAEHGVVDAESVRGAWQQLRARGVFPIELTTASEAAGENGRADARELAAATRQLASLVGAGVPVAEALESLAEESSGPALRRALTVARARLREGTSLADALGASPRVFPPLYRELVRVGEASGALAPVLGRLAADTEASAARRARVRAALAYPAVMTATTVLVLSFLLVWVVPQVTRLLAETGTTLPLATRLLVAGAAFLAWTWWLWALAIVAAAVLAPRWYATAAGRAAVDRLLARLPVVGRIVTTAATARVARTLATVLGSGLALDAGLDMAATTAGNARMRDALQLAREAVRRGDGLAAVLRTQGLFAPSVCRLIATAERTGTLAEAFERAAGAADADVERALETATGLIEPALVLIMGGAVLFLVLAILVPILTLNPLGARP, from the coding sequence ATGCCGGTGTTCGCGTATCGGGCGCGGACCACGGCCGGCCGCGCCGAGCACGGCGTCGTCGACGCCGAGAGCGTACGCGGCGCATGGCAGCAGCTCCGCGCGCGCGGGGTCTTCCCGATCGAGCTCACGACCGCGAGCGAGGCCGCCGGTGAGAACGGGCGCGCCGACGCGCGCGAGCTCGCCGCCGCGACGCGCCAGCTGGCATCGCTCGTCGGCGCCGGCGTCCCGGTCGCCGAGGCGCTCGAGAGCCTCGCCGAGGAGTCGAGCGGACCCGCGCTGCGCCGCGCGCTCACGGTCGCGCGCGCGCGGCTGCGCGAAGGCACGTCGCTCGCCGACGCGCTCGGCGCGAGCCCGCGCGTCTTCCCGCCCCTCTACCGCGAGCTCGTGCGCGTCGGCGAGGCGAGCGGCGCGCTCGCGCCCGTGCTGGGCCGCCTCGCGGCCGACACCGAGGCGTCCGCGGCCCGGCGGGCGCGCGTCCGCGCGGCCCTCGCCTATCCCGCCGTCATGACGGCGACGACGGTGCTGGTGCTCTCCTTTCTCCTGGTCTGGGTCGTCCCGCAGGTGACGCGCCTGCTGGCGGAAACCGGAACGACGCTGCCGCTCGCGACGCGCCTGCTGGTCGCCGGGGCCGCGTTCCTCGCCTGGACGTGGTGGCTGTGGGCGCTCGCGATCGTGGCCGCCGCGGTCCTCGCGCCGCGGTGGTACGCGACGGCGGCGGGTCGGGCGGCGGTCGATCGGCTGCTCGCGCGCCTGCCGGTGGTCGGGCGCATCGTCACGACCGCGGCCACGGCGCGGGTCGCGCGCACGCTGGCGACGGTGCTGGGGAGCGGGCTCGCCCTCGACGCCGGGCTCGACATGGCCGCCACCACCGCCGGCAACGCGCGCATGCGGGACGCGCTGCAGCTCGCGCGCGAAGCGGTTCGGCGCGGCGACGGCCTCGCGGCGGTGCTGCGCACCCAGGGGCTCTTCGCGCCGAGCGTGTGCCGGCTGATCGCCACCGCCGAGCGTACGGGCACGCTCGCCGAGGCGTTCGAGCGCGCGGCGGGGGCTGCGGACGCCGACGTCGAGCGCGCGCTCGAGACCGCCACGGGCCTCATCGAGCCGGCGCTCGTGCTGATCATGGGCGGCGCGGTGCTCTTCCTCGTGCTCGCGATCCTGGTGCCGATCCTGACCCTCAATCCGCTCGGAGCGCGCCCGTGA
- a CDS encoding ATPase, T2SS/T4P/T4SS family: protein MTDAREVAATLGLPFTRTIPALPTRELLAPLPMQYARRHLVLPLRDDADALEVAVADPCALAPLDDLRFVYRRAVRPLVVPAAALREAIARAYDDAARGEDSAAAALRQELDLGSEDLEALAERPDLLDADDEAPVIRLANALLTEAVKAGASDVHVEPYERSLAVRFRVDGVLHDVLAPPARLGPVLASRVKIMAGLDVAERRLPQDGRVAVRVGGRDVDVRVSVVPTAFGERVVLRLLDRSSAMLPLDALGLVPAIGARVAPLLARTHGIFLVTGPTGSGKTTTLYAALRRLADGSRNVMTIEDPIEYQLPGIAQMQVHPRIGLGFAAGLRAILRQDPDVILVGEIRDRETADVALQAALTGHLVFATLHTNDAATAVTRLLDMGVEPYLIASSVVAVLAQRLVRRRCEPCGGGGCARCRGTGLRGRTGIHELAIVDDAVRARIMERADAASIHAAAVAGGMVPLRADGLAKAAAGVTTEAEVVRVTQEDG from the coding sequence GTGACCGACGCGCGCGAGGTCGCCGCCACGCTCGGCCTTCCCTTCACGCGAACGATCCCCGCCCTTCCCACGCGCGAGCTGCTGGCGCCGCTCCCGATGCAGTACGCGCGCCGCCACCTGGTGCTGCCGCTGCGCGACGACGCCGATGCACTCGAGGTGGCGGTGGCCGATCCCTGCGCGCTCGCACCCCTCGACGACCTGCGCTTCGTCTACCGGCGCGCGGTCCGCCCGCTCGTGGTGCCGGCGGCGGCGCTGCGCGAAGCCATCGCGCGCGCGTACGACGACGCCGCGCGCGGCGAGGACTCGGCCGCCGCCGCGCTCCGGCAGGAGCTCGATCTCGGGAGCGAGGATCTGGAGGCGCTCGCCGAGCGCCCCGACCTGCTCGACGCCGACGACGAGGCACCGGTGATCCGGCTCGCGAACGCGCTCCTGACGGAGGCCGTGAAGGCGGGAGCGAGCGACGTGCACGTCGAGCCCTACGAGCGCAGCCTCGCGGTGCGCTTCCGCGTCGACGGCGTCCTCCACGACGTGCTGGCGCCGCCGGCGCGCCTCGGGCCCGTGCTCGCCTCGCGCGTGAAGATCATGGCCGGCCTCGACGTCGCCGAGCGCCGTCTGCCGCAGGACGGCCGCGTCGCGGTGCGCGTCGGCGGTCGCGACGTCGACGTGCGCGTGTCCGTCGTCCCGACCGCGTTCGGCGAGCGCGTGGTGCTGCGACTCCTCGACCGCTCCAGCGCCATGCTGCCGCTCGATGCCCTCGGCCTCGTGCCGGCGATCGGCGCGCGCGTGGCCCCGCTGCTCGCCCGCACGCACGGCATCTTCCTCGTGACCGGGCCCACCGGCAGCGGCAAGACGACGACGCTCTACGCGGCGCTACGCCGGCTCGCCGACGGGTCGCGCAACGTCATGACGATCGAGGATCCGATCGAGTACCAGCTCCCCGGCATTGCCCAGATGCAGGTGCACCCGCGCATCGGGCTCGGCTTCGCGGCGGGGCTGCGGGCCATCCTGCGGCAGGATCCGGACGTGATCCTGGTGGGTGAGATCCGCGACCGGGAGACGGCCGACGTCGCGCTCCAGGCGGCGCTCACGGGGCATCTCGTGTTCGCGACGCTGCACACGAACGACGCCGCCACCGCCGTCACGCGGCTCCTCGACATGGGCGTCGAGCCGTATCTCATCGCGTCGTCGGTCGTGGCCGTGCTGGCGCAACGCCTCGTGCGGCGGCGCTGCGAGCCCTGCGGCGGCGGGGGATGCGCGCGCTGTCGCGGCACGGGGCTCCGCGGCCGCACCGGCATCCACGAGCTCGCCATCGTCGACGACGCGGTGCGGGCGCGGATCATGGAGCGCGCCGACGCCGCGTCGATCCACGCCGCGGCCGTCGCCGGCGGCATGGTGCCGCTGCGCGCCGACGGCCTCGCCAAGGCGGCGGCGGGCGTCACGACCGAGGCCGAGGTCGTGCGCGTGACGCAGGAGGACGGCTGA
- the gspD gene encoding type II secretion system secretin GspD, which yields MTPRLAALCLALLVTVARAATTGDDATVAFNFQDVEIPVLTKFVSEVTGRNFIVDERVHGKVTVISPTRLTPDEAWLVFQSVLQVKGFATIQSGSFTKIMPARDAVQAGSGGGEITTRIVPLTHADAAALVPVLQPLVSKDGVLTAHPATNRLVVVDTAGNVERLAMLAHELDQEGSADASDTLPLRFAPAEEIAKRLRDALAGDPGGPAPMKVVAEPRTNSLVLSGAPDQIARARTIARRLDVEPLPAASTVHVYRLKNADSSSLVRVLAQLLGLPVPPEPERRPQGSSFSRRNDRPTMPPLGYDGESGEPPTQIHAEPATTGSASTIALEAPVRVTADPATNSLIVSATPSDWRTLANVIAQLDMRRRQVFVEAIILEVTADKLRALGIEFQGAGASASNTGIGQLNFGSIASAAANPTSLPGLILAAASNHMVTLPSGQEVPAYTLLLTALQQENDVNVLSAPNVVTTDNEEAEIVVGRNVPFIASRATSSSNLSNLFTTIERHDVGITLRMTPQIIADDYVRLTLFEEVSDIDPTAIDTGDPNQVGPTTTVRSASTVVAARNGQTIVIGGLLADTLRSIERGVPYLADVPVLGFLFRRNDDRHVKTNLLAFLTPHVIGSDTQMAAESAAVRARLPRALRDSPAVKDRHWEAPPESPQ from the coding sequence ATGACGCCTCGCCTGGCCGCCCTCTGTCTCGCCCTCCTCGTGACGGTCGCGCGCGCCGCGACCACCGGCGACGACGCGACCGTGGCCTTCAACTTCCAGGACGTCGAGATCCCCGTGCTGACCAAGTTCGTGAGCGAGGTCACGGGACGGAACTTCATCGTCGACGAGCGCGTACACGGCAAGGTGACCGTCATCTCACCGACGCGCCTCACGCCCGACGAGGCCTGGCTCGTGTTCCAGTCGGTGCTGCAGGTGAAGGGCTTCGCGACCATCCAGTCCGGAAGCTTCACCAAGATCATGCCGGCGCGCGACGCCGTGCAAGCGGGCAGCGGGGGCGGCGAAATCACGACCCGCATCGTGCCGCTCACGCACGCCGATGCGGCGGCGCTCGTGCCCGTCCTGCAGCCCCTCGTCTCCAAGGACGGCGTGCTGACGGCGCACCCGGCGACGAACCGTCTGGTCGTCGTCGACACGGCGGGCAACGTCGAGCGGCTCGCCATGCTCGCCCACGAGCTCGACCAGGAGGGCTCGGCGGACGCGTCCGACACCCTGCCGCTGCGCTTCGCGCCCGCCGAGGAGATCGCCAAGCGCCTGCGCGACGCGCTCGCCGGCGACCCGGGCGGCCCCGCGCCCATGAAGGTCGTCGCCGAGCCGCGCACGAACAGCCTCGTCCTGTCCGGCGCGCCCGATCAGATCGCGCGCGCGCGAACCATCGCGCGCCGGCTCGACGTCGAGCCGCTGCCGGCCGCGTCGACCGTGCACGTCTACCGATTGAAGAATGCCGATTCGTCGAGCCTCGTGCGCGTCCTGGCACAGCTCCTGGGTCTGCCCGTCCCGCCCGAGCCCGAGCGCCGCCCGCAGGGCAGCTCCTTCTCGCGCCGCAACGACCGCCCGACGATGCCGCCCCTCGGCTACGACGGCGAGTCGGGCGAGCCGCCGACGCAGATCCACGCCGAGCCGGCGACGACGGGCAGCGCATCGACGATCGCGCTCGAGGCGCCCGTCCGCGTGACGGCCGATCCGGCGACCAACTCCCTCATCGTCTCGGCGACACCGTCGGACTGGCGCACGCTCGCGAACGTCATCGCGCAGCTCGACATGCGGCGCCGGCAGGTGTTCGTCGAGGCGATCATCCTCGAGGTGACGGCCGACAAGCTGCGCGCGCTCGGCATCGAATTCCAGGGCGCGGGCGCCAGCGCGAGCAACACCGGGATCGGCCAGCTCAATTTCGGCTCGATCGCATCGGCGGCCGCGAACCCGACCTCGCTCCCCGGCCTGATCCTCGCCGCCGCGAGCAACCACATGGTGACGCTGCCGTCGGGACAGGAGGTGCCAGCGTACACGCTGCTGCTCACGGCCCTCCAGCAGGAGAACGACGTCAACGTCCTCTCGGCCCCGAACGTCGTCACGACCGACAACGAGGAGGCCGAGATCGTGGTCGGGCGCAACGTGCCCTTCATCGCGAGCCGGGCCACCTCGAGCTCGAACCTCTCGAACCTCTTCACGACCATCGAGCGCCACGACGTCGGCATCACGCTGCGCATGACGCCGCAGATCATCGCCGACGACTACGTGCGACTGACGCTCTTCGAAGAGGTGTCCGACATCGACCCCACCGCGATCGACACCGGCGACCCGAACCAGGTCGGCCCGACGACGACCGTGCGCTCGGCGAGCACGGTCGTCGCGGCGCGCAACGGGCAGACGATCGTGATCGGCGGCCTGCTCGCCGACACGCTGCGCTCGATCGAGCGCGGCGTCCCGTATCTGGCCGACGTGCCCGTGCTCGGCTTCCTCTTCCGGCGCAACGACGACCGGCACGTGAAGACGAACCTGCTGGCGTTCCTGACGCCGCACGTGATCGGCTCCGACACGCAGATGGCGGCCGAGTCGGCCGCCGTGCGCGCGCGGCTGCCGCGCGCGCTGCGCGACAGTCCGGCCGTGAAGGACCGGCATTGGGAGGCGCCGCCGGAGAGCCCGCAGTGA